From the genome of Lycorma delicatula isolate Av1 chromosome 11, ASM4794821v1, whole genome shotgun sequence, one region includes:
- the LOC142332341 gene encoding uncharacterized protein LOC142332341 isoform X1 codes for MDEAAWAILLCKETSSDQQTSLEEFDNENHHLDHCIQQHYTDLSNSHYVDDGQNYNNNNSETSTCINNNNNNSNTFKQEKICSNIISLRSPTNNSEEFIDLDYTYTNLLAQYNHHPHHNNNNNNLIISSSQSQPQESTTNHDYSSASANEPIHHQHHSHRSGRHHHNHHHHHHHHQHHLHHIEYGDVSSTISYYNNGTDTSSSSSSSVSLTPVPLQYEISNRHHPKRHTDLRSLRTNVSTSLIMRDLKNEPYMPHHSSSSYNNTNNNNNTDLESCSDSETQKTGGIHKDASYPPRRRPGRPRGSRRKKPEKLGRLWEFLRDLLLNPESCPSLICWDNYEEGTFRFVHSDKVAKLWGAKRENPDMNYEKLSRAMRYYYKSKVLQPVIGRRLVYKFGPEARGWKTENPNFTY; via the exons GAAGCGGCATGGGCGATCCTCTTATGCAAGGAAACAAGCTCCGATCAACAGACTTCGTTAGAAGAGTTCGATAATGAAAATCATCATTTAGATCATTGTATACAGCAACATTATACCGATCTAAGTAATAGCCACTATG tTGATGATGGTCagaactacaataataataatagtgaaactAGCacctgtataaataataataataataacagtaatacttttaaacaagaaaaaatatgttctaatattatttcattaaggtCGCCGACAAACAACAGCGAGGAATTTATTGATCTTGATTATACTTACACTAATTTATTAGCACAGTATAATCATCACCCgcaccacaataataataataacaacttaattatatcatcttCGCAATCACAGCCCCAAGAATCCACTACAAATCATGATTACAGTTCTGCCAGCGCAAATGAACCGATTCACCACCAACACCACAGCCATCGTAGCGGTCGACATCATCATAatcaccaccaccaccatcatcatcatcagcacCATCTTCACCACATAGAATATGGCGAtg tgtcTTCAACGATATCGTACTACAATAACGGCACAGATACATCGTCGTCGTCGTCCTCATCTGTGTCGCTTACACCCGTTCCGCTTCAATATGAAATCAGCAATCGCCACCATCCCAAACGTCATACAGACTTACGTTCATTAAGGACGAACGTTAGTACGTCGTTAATAATGAGAGATTTAAAAAACGAACCTTATATGCCGCACCATTCATCTTCTTCCTATAACAataccaataataacaataatacag ATCTAGAAAGCTGCTCGGATTCTGAAACACAGAAAACCGGAGGTATCCATAAAGACGCTTCTTACCCGCCCAGAAGAAGACCGGGCAGGCCTCGCGGTTCGCGTAGGAAGAAACCAG aaaaattaggAAGACTTTGGGAATTTCTTAGAGACTTGCTATTAAATCCAGAATCTTGTCCTAGTCTTATATGTTGGGATAATTATGAAGAGGGTACGTTTAGGTTTGTACATAGTGATAAAGTTGCCAAACTGTGGGGTGCAAAACGAGAGAATCCAGATATGAATTATGAAAAACTTAGTCGCGCTATGAG gtattattataaaagtaaggtATTACAGCCTGTTATCGGTAGAAGACTTGTATATAAATTTGGACCGGAAGCGCGGGGTTGGAAGACTGAAAATCCCAATTTTACTTATTGA
- the LOC142332341 gene encoding uncharacterized protein LOC142332341 isoform X2, giving the protein MDEAAWAILLCKETSSDQQTSLEEFDNENHHLDHCIQQHYTDLSNSHYVDDGQNYNNNNSETSTCINNNNNNSNTFKQEKICSNIISLRSPTNNSEEFIDLDYTYTNLLAQYNHHPHHNNNNNNLIISSSQSQPQESTTNHDYSSASANEPIHHQHHSHRSGRHHHNHHHHHHHHQHHLHHIEYGDDLESCSDSETQKTGGIHKDASYPPRRRPGRPRGSRRKKPEKLGRLWEFLRDLLLNPESCPSLICWDNYEEGTFRFVHSDKVAKLWGAKRENPDMNYEKLSRAMRYYYKSKVLQPVIGRRLVYKFGPEARGWKTENPNFTY; this is encoded by the exons GAAGCGGCATGGGCGATCCTCTTATGCAAGGAAACAAGCTCCGATCAACAGACTTCGTTAGAAGAGTTCGATAATGAAAATCATCATTTAGATCATTGTATACAGCAACATTATACCGATCTAAGTAATAGCCACTATG tTGATGATGGTCagaactacaataataataatagtgaaactAGCacctgtataaataataataataataacagtaatacttttaaacaagaaaaaatatgttctaatattatttcattaaggtCGCCGACAAACAACAGCGAGGAATTTATTGATCTTGATTATACTTACACTAATTTATTAGCACAGTATAATCATCACCCgcaccacaataataataataacaacttaattatatcatcttCGCAATCACAGCCCCAAGAATCCACTACAAATCATGATTACAGTTCTGCCAGCGCAAATGAACCGATTCACCACCAACACCACAGCCATCGTAGCGGTCGACATCATCATAatcaccaccaccaccatcatcatcatcagcacCATCTTCACCACATAGAATATGGCGAtg ATCTAGAAAGCTGCTCGGATTCTGAAACACAGAAAACCGGAGGTATCCATAAAGACGCTTCTTACCCGCCCAGAAGAAGACCGGGCAGGCCTCGCGGTTCGCGTAGGAAGAAACCAG aaaaattaggAAGACTTTGGGAATTTCTTAGAGACTTGCTATTAAATCCAGAATCTTGTCCTAGTCTTATATGTTGGGATAATTATGAAGAGGGTACGTTTAGGTTTGTACATAGTGATAAAGTTGCCAAACTGTGGGGTGCAAAACGAGAGAATCCAGATATGAATTATGAAAAACTTAGTCGCGCTATGAG gtattattataaaagtaaggtATTACAGCCTGTTATCGGTAGAAGACTTGTATATAAATTTGGACCGGAAGCGCGGGGTTGGAAGACTGAAAATCCCAATTTTACTTATTGA